TGCGCGGGATTTCGGTGTTGAATTTGCCGATCGCTCGCCCTGCACCAGCTCGCCAAAGTTATCGCGGACAAACTCAATATTTAGAACTACCTAAAAAGCTCCAAGATGGACTTGTAGCTATGTCGCAGCGAGCGGGAGCTACTTTATTTATGACATTGCTCGCCGCATTTCAAACTTTGCTTTACCGCTATACAGGACAAGCTGATATTGTTGTCGGTTCGCCGATCGCCAATCGCAACCGCAGCGAAATAGAAGCATTAATCGGCTTTTTTGTCAATACTTTAGTGCTGCGAACAGACTGCTCGGGAAACCCGACATTTCGAGATTTTTTGGGGCGGGTGCGGGAAGTCACCCTGGGAGCTTACGCTCATCAAGATTTGCCTTTTGAGAAACTCGTCGAGGAATTGCACCCAGAGCGATCGCTCAACCGACACCCGCTGTTTCAGGTAGTATTCGGTTTGCAAAATGCGCCTGTGGACGAGCTAGAATTGCCAGAATTAAAGTTGAGTTCTTTTTATTTGGAAACTCAAACCACGCGCTTTGATTTGGAGCTGCATTTGTGGGAAGCTGCGGATAAGTTTCGCAGCAGGTACGGCGCACAGTGGCAAGATTCGGAAGGGCTTAGAGGCGTGCTTATTTACAATCCCGATTTATTTGATGAAATTACGATCGCCCGAATGCTGAGTCATTTTAAAACCCTGCTGGAAAGCATTGTGGCGAATCCGGAACAAGGAATTGCCAACTTACCTTTATTGAGCGAGGATGAAGTGAATCAATTATTAGGAGAATGGAACGATACTCGCACAGATTATCCTCAAAATAAGTGCATTCATCAGTTATTTGAGGAGCGGGTTGAGCAGCATTCGGAGGATGTCGCGGTAACTTGCGACAGCCAGCATTTAACTTACAAAGAACTTAACATTAAAGCCAACCAATTGGCGCGCTATTTACAAAAACAGGGCGTGGGGGCGGAGGTTTTGGTGGGGCTGTGCGCCGAAAGATCGATCGACCTAATTGTCGGGATGCTGGGTATACTGAAGGCTGGAGGCGCTTATTTACCGTTAGATCCGAGCTATCCGCGCGATCGGCTAAACTTGATGCTGGAAGATGCGGGAATCGAAGTCTTGGTAATTCAAGATAAATTGAGCGCAAATTTCCGAGACTTCTCGCATTTGGTTATTAAGTGCGATCGCGACTGGGAACAAATCGCCACAGAAAGTACAGAAAATCTCACCAACACAGTCACAGCCGATAACCTAGCTTACGTTATTTACACATCCGGCTCCACCGGAAAACCCAAGGGAGTTGCTGTCACCCACAAAGCAGTAAATCGGCTGGTACTCAACACCAACTACATAAACATAGAACCTACGGACAAAATTGCCCAAGCATCAAACGCTTCATTCGATGCAGCCACCTTCGAGATTTGGGGAGCCTTGCTCAACGGCGCTCAACTCGCTATAATTAGCACTAATATTACGCTTTCGCCTCACGATTTAGCATTGGAATTGCGGCAACAACAAATTACCATTTTATTTTTAACTACAGCTTTGTTTCAACAAATTGCCAGAGTTTTACCCCAAGCTTTTAATTCTTTGCGCTGCTTGCTGTTTGGCGGCGAAGTTGCGGATGTGAGATGCGTGAAAAAAGTTTTAAAACAGTTGCAAACTACTCAACTAATTCACGTTTACGGCCCTACCGAGAATACCACATTTTCGGCTTATTATCCGGTGCGAGACGTACCGGAAACCGCTACATCACTCGCGATAGGGCGGGCGATCGCCAATACGCAAATTTATCTGCTGGATGGGGAATTGCAGCCAGTGGCGATCGGCATTCCCGGCGAATTGTACCTCGGTGGCGACGGGCTGGCGCGAGGCTACCTCAACCGCCCAGATTTAACTGCTGCTGCATTCATTCGCGATCGTTTTAGCAACAAACCAGATTCATACCTTTACAAAACAGGCGATTTATGCCGCTATTGGGTTGACGGCAATATCGAGTTTTTAGGCCGTGCTGACAACCAAGTAAAAATTCGCGGCTACCGCATCGAATTAGGCGAAATAGAAGCTGCTTTGTGCCAACACCCACAAGTAAGCCAAGCCGCAGTAATTGTCAGAGAAGACATCCCCGGCGAAAAAGATTTAGCAGCTTACATTATTCTTGACGACATTAATCAAAACTCAGAAATTCCCAATCTCAAACCAACTGACTTGCGCCAATTATTGAAACAAAAGTTACCAGGATATATGGTACCTGCAACTTATACAGTGTTGGAGTCTATGCCGCTAACCCCCAACGGTAAAGTTGACCGCCGGCTATTACCTCAGATAGATACAGCCAGCGAGGATCTAACAGTAAATTATGTAGAACCTCGGAATGATATCGAAGAGGCGCTGGCGAAAATTTGGGCTAAAGTTTTGAGAAAACAGCAAGTTAGTATCTACGATAATTTCTTTGAATTAGGCGGGCATTCCCTGCTAGCAACGCAGTTAATTTCTCGCATCCGAGATGCTTTGCAAGTCGAATTACCTGTCAGCAATTTGTTTGAATCCCCGACAGTGGCGAGTCTAGCAAAATACATTGAAACAGTGCGCTGGGCTGCTAAAAATCAAACGACTACCAACCATAGCGTAGATACTAGAGAAGAGGTGGAATTTTGAATATAGTTGAATTTATCTCTTACCTTCGCAGTCTAGATATTAATATTTTTGTGGAAGGTGAGCGCCTGCGCTGCAACGCTCCTGAAGGCATTATCACGCCGGAATTGCGCGCCGAAATTTCTCAGACAAAAGCCGAAATTATTTCATTTTTACAAGCAGCTAATCGTACTTCTAATTTTACTTTGGCACCGATAGTTCCTATTGCGCGCGACGGAAATCTACCGCTATCCTTTGCACAGCAGCGGTTGTGGTTTCTCGACGAATTAGTGCCGAACAATCCTTTTTATAATGTTCCCGCCGCCTTGCGCGTGACGGGATCGCTCAATTTTCCGGCGCTACAACAAACCTTCAATGAAATATTGCGCCGTCACGAAGCTTTGCGGACGACTTTAGCGGTGGTGGCGGGCGAACCCGTGCAGAGAATAGCTGATGCTTTTCACCTGCCGATTTATGTATTTGACTTGCGAAATTTGCCCGAGGAATCTCGCCAAAGTGAAGCAAATCGGCTCACGGCTAAGGAAGCTCAACGCCCTTTTAATTTGTCTACAGATTTGTTGCTGCGCGTGACATTATTGCATTTAGATGATGGCGAATATTTGCTGATGCTGAATATGCACCACATTGTCTCCGACGGTTGGTCGATCGGAGTGCTAATTCAGGAATTAGGCGCAATTTATACGGCCTTTGCGATCGGCAAACCTTCGCCTTTACCGGAGTTGTCGGTGCAGTACGCTGATTTTGCAAAATGGCAGCGCGAATGGCTCCAAGGCGAAGTTTTAGAAACGCAGCTTGCTTACTGGCGGCGGCAGTTAAACGGCATTTCGATGTTAAATTTGCCTGCGGATCTGCCCCGCCCCGCAGTTCAAAGTTATCGAGGAAAAAGGCTGCTTTTGCAACTGCCAAAACCGCTCAGCGAGGCTTTGGAAATGTTGAGCCAGCGCCAAGGAGTGACGCTGTTTATGACAATGCTGGCAGCTTTTCAAACGTTGCTTTACCATTACGCGCAGCAGGAGGATATTGTTGTCGGTTCGCCGATCGCCAATCGCAACCGCAGCGAAATCGAAGCATTAATCGGTTTCTTTGTCAACAGTTTAGTGCTGCGTACAGATTTGTCGGGAAATCCCACTTTTGTGGAACTTTTAAACCGAGTCAAAGAAGTCGCATTAGGAGCTTACGCTCACCAAGATTTGCCGTTTGAGAAGTTAGTCGAAGAATTGCACCCCGATCGCGCGCTGAACCAAAATCCCTTATTTCAGGTAGCCTTTGCGCTGCAAAACGCGCCCGCACAGCCGCTAGAATTGCCAGAATTAACCTTCAGCCCGCAGCAGTTAGACGTGCAAACAGCCAGGTTTGACTTAGAATTGCATTTGTGGGAGCGATCGCCCAACAGCTCGGAAAGCAACGAATCGCCGAGCAATAAGCTCTGGGTTGACACTTCCGAAGGCATTAGCGGGATGATGATTTACAGCGCCGATTTATTCGATGAAGCGACAATTTCTAGAATGATTGGGCATTTTCAAACCTTGTTAGAAAGTATTGTGGTAAATCCCGAAGAGCGCATCGCCTACTTGCAATATATGAGCGAGCAAGAGCGCGATCGTTTGTTATTTGAGTGCAACAAAACTGCCGTTAATTATCCGCAATATTTTTGCGTACACCAGCTTTTTGAGCTTCACGCCAAGCAAACGCCGGATGCAGTGGCGCTAATATTTGGAAACGAGCAAATTACCTATGGAGAGCTAAATATCCGCAGCAACCAACTAGCACGTTACTTGCAAAAAATTGGGGTGGGGGCGGAAGTTTTAGTCGGGCTGGGCTGCGATCGCTCGATCGAGCTAATTGTCGGGATGTTGGGTATCCTGAAAGCGGGGGGAGCTTATCTCATTTTAGATCCGAGCTATCCCGCGGCGCGATCGCACTTGACGATAAAAGACGCTCAAGTGTCAGTATTGCTTACCCGCCAGGGGTTGAAACCCCTGTCTAACAGCGAAAGTCGTCTAAAGACGACTGAAACAGGAGAAGTTTCTAGTCGGCTTCAGCCGACTTCAGCTATGAGCCAGGGAATTTATTCCCTGGCGGATGATGGCGAAGTGCAAGATTTAGAAACACAGTCAGATGATAAAATTCACCATCCAAGGGTTGTTTTTCTAGACACAGACTGGGCGACGATTTCTTGCGAAATCGCCGACAATCCGACTAGCGCAGCCACAGCCGAAAATCTGGCTTACGCGATTTACACCTCCGGCTCCACGGGAAAGCCGAAAGCGGTGGAAATTGAGCACGGGAGCCTGTTGAATCTGGTTTTTTGGCATCAAAGAGAGTTTGAGGTGTCAGCGGGCGATCGGGCTACGCAAATTGCTGCGATCGCCTTTGATGCTTGCGGCTGGGAAATTTGGCCGTATCTCGCCACCGGATGTAGCATCTACTTTCCCGAAGATGAGATCCGGCGAGATCCTGAAAAACTGCAAAACTGGTTAATCTCAAAATCAATTACAATTAGCTTTGTACCGACACCGTTAGCCGATCGTATTTTGCGATTAGATTGGCCTCCAACAACAGCATTGCGAATCCTCCTGACAGGCGGCGAAAAACTGCAACAACATCCCATCAAATCTTATCCATTTAAGCTCGTAAATAATTACGGCCCCACCGAAAATACTGTTGTCGCAACTTCCGGTTATATTCCCGCCACAGAGCGAGACATCGCCCCGACAATTGGCCGCCCGATCGCGAACACTCAAGCATACATATTAGACAAATATTTGCAACCAGTACCCGCAGGCGTTGTCGGCGAATTGTACATCGGTGGAAACGGACTCGCTCGCGGCTACCTCAACCGCCCGGAGTTAACCGCAGCCAGCTTTATTTCCAATCCTTTTCAGCGAAATTCACGAGAGCGAATTTACAAAACCGGCGACTTAGTGCGGTACATATCCGACTACAACCTAGAATTTTTAGGACGGATTGACGAACAAGTAAAAATTCGCGGTTTCCGCATCGAATTAGGCGAAATAGAAACAGTATTGACTCAACATCCGGCGGTACAGCAAACTGTAGTAACAACTGCGGAAGACGGACAAGAAAATAAACGTTTATTAGCTTATATCGCTCTGAATCCAGAATATAGCAGCGCCAGCGAAACCGACCAAATTATCGAATTGCAAGCCGAACAAGTTTCGCAGTGGCAAATGCTCTACAATGAAACCTACAATCAACCTGCCGCCGAGTCAGATCCAACATTTAATATAGTCGGCTGGAATAGCAGTTATACCAATCAGCCACTCCCAGCGGAACAGGTGCGCGAATGGGCGAACAATCAAGCCGCCCAAATTTTAGCTTTGGAGCCGCAGCGAGTCTTAGAAATTGGCTGCGGCACAGGCTTAATGCTGTTTCAAATTGCACCTCGCTGCACTGAATATTGCGCCACTGATTTTTCCCCAATTTCGATTAACTACATTCAACAGCACCTAGCAAATCAAGAGTTAGCTAATGTCACGCTACATCAGAAAATGGCTGCTGACTTTACCGGAATAGAAACAGCAGCTTTTGACGCAGTAATTCTCAACTCTGTAGTGCAGTATTTCCCGAATATCGACTATCTCATGCAAGTGCTAGAAGGTGCCGTGCAAGCAACTGCTCCCGGCGGCTTTATCTTCATCGGAGATGTGCGGAGTTTGCCGCTGCTGGCTGCTTTCCACGCTTCAGTACAACTGTATCAAGCCGAACCGAGTCTGGCTGGTGAACAGTTGCAGCAGCGAGTACAAATGCAAATGTTTCAAGAAACAGAGTTAGTCATTCACCCAGATTTTTTTAGTGCATTACAGCACCGCTTTCCGCAGATTGGCGGCGTAGAAATTCAATTAATTCGTGGCAGTTACCACAATGAGTTAACTAATTTTCGGTACAATGCTATTCTGCATCTGGCACCGGAAAACAATCTACCAAACCCCCCTAATAAACAAGAGATTGAGACATCGCAACGGCTAGATTGGTCGGCGCCAAATCAGCATCTGACTGTTAGCAATGTGCAACAAATATTATTAGAGAATCAACTGGATAGCTTGACAATTGCCAACGTACCTAATGCACGGGTAACTGCTGCGGTAAAAACTGCCGAATTGCTTTCAAATCCTGAGACAATTAAAACAGCAGCTCAGTTACAGAAAGCTTTGGAAAAACTTGGAGATTTAGGAATAGATCCCGAAGCTTGGCATGACTTGGAAGTTCCATATAATGTTAGTATTGCTTGGTCTAATTCCGACAGTGACGGGCGCTACGATGTAGTGTTGGCGCGAGGCGAAACTCGAAATTTTGTGCGATCGATCGCAGGCGACAAGTTGCTTCCGTGGCGCTCTTATGCTAACAACCCCTTACAAGCGAAAGCAGCGCGCAAATTAGTGCCGCAGTTGCAGGCTTATCTAGCAGAAAAACTGCCGGAATACATGATTCCGTCGGCTTTTGTGGTACTGGAGTCGCTACCGGTGACGGCTAACGGAAAGGTCGATCGCCTCGCTTTACCCGCACCAGAGCCGATTAAGTTAGAATGGGCTGACGGTTATCTTGCGCCTCAGACTGCGATCGAGCAAATGTTAGTCAAAATTTGGGTTGAGGTTTTGGGAATCAAGCGAGTGAGTATCCGCGACAATTTCTTTGAATTGGGAGGCCATTCGCTGCTGGCGACGCAGCTTGTTTCGAGAGTGCGAGATGCTTTCGGGATAGAGTTACCTTTACGCAGCGTTTTTGAAGCACCGACAATCGCAGAATTATCTGAAGTTGTGGAAAGTTTAAAGGATAAGAATGCTAAAAGCGAAGTTCCGGCTTTAGTGCCGATTTCCCGGGATAGTCGGCGGCGAAAGCTATCATCTTTGAATCAAAAAAGTAAATAAAAAGGTTCGTAGTGAGGACTTTAGTCCGCATTTTTCAGAGGACTAAAGTCCTCACTACGAACCTTTTGATGGCGATTTTATTTTTTATACAGAGGACTAAAGTCCTTACTACGAACCTTTTGATTAGCGACTAACAATCGGATATGATATTATCTGAACCTGATTGAAATATGCAGCAAGAAACAGAAGTTTTCGTCTTCCCCGCATCCTTTGCTCAGCAGCGGCTGTGGTTCCTCAATCAACTAGCACCGGACAACCCTTTCTACAATGTTTCAACCGCACTTTACTTAACAGGTTCCCTCAACATAAGAGCCTTAGAGCAAACCTTCAACGAAATTGTGCAACGACACGAAAGTTTGCGTACTACTTTTGCAATGTTGGAAGGCGAAATCGTGCAAATTATTGCTCCGATGCTCGCGATATCTCTCCCCACAATCGACTTACAAAATCTCTCGCCAACCCAGCAGCAAACCACAGCGCTGCAACTTGCAATTGATGCTGCACAACGCCCTTTTGATTTAGCCACCGGGCCGTTATTTAAAGTAACGCTATTAAAACAAAGTGAAACAGAGCATATTTTGTTGCTGAATTTGCATCATATTGTGGCTGATGGTTGGTCGATGGGAGTGCTAATTCGAGAGCTGGGAACGCTCTACACCGCATTTGTAAATAACAGGCGATCGCCCCTCGCAGCACTCCCCTTGCAGTACGCCGACTTTGCAGAATGGCAGCACCAATATTTGCAGGGCGAAGTGTTAGCAACTCAGTTAGCTTATTGGCGCCAGCAGTTAAGCGCAA
Above is a genomic segment from Microcoleus sp. bin38.metabat.b11b12b14.051 containing:
- a CDS encoding amino acid adenylation domain-containing protein yields the protein MCSFARQSFKRRSHPQEATPRDRETNTSHPPRATDMVSENYDNSFTGYRPNLNISERAEVFVFPASFAQQRLWFLDQFAPENPFYNVVTALRLTGSLNITALEQTFNEIVQRHETLRTTFAAVSGEPMQIISPDSPINLQILELQDLPPEQRHTEAQKITCAESLRPFNLSTGPLMRVTILRLTERDHVLLLNMHHIASDDWSIGVLIREIQAIYTALINRQPSPLPELSLQYADFAEWQRQWLQREVLETQLAYWRQQLRGISVLNLPIARPAPARQSYRGQTQYLELPKKLQDGLVAMSQRAGATLFMTLLAAFQTLLYRYTGQADIVVGSPIANRNRSEIEALIGFFVNTLVLRTDCSGNPTFRDFLGRVREVTLGAYAHQDLPFEKLVEELHPERSLNRHPLFQVVFGLQNAPVDELELPELKLSSFYLETQTTRFDLELHLWEAADKFRSRYGAQWQDSEGLRGVLIYNPDLFDEITIARMLSHFKTLLESIVANPEQGIANLPLLSEDEVNQLLGEWNDTRTDYPQNKCIHQLFEERVEQHSEDVAVTCDSQHLTYKELNIKANQLARYLQKQGVGAEVLVGLCAERSIDLIVGMLGILKAGGAYLPLDPSYPRDRLNLMLEDAGIEVLVIQDKLSANFRDFSHLVIKCDRDWEQIATESTENLTNTVTADNLAYVIYTSGSTGKPKGVAVTHKAVNRLVLNTNYINIEPTDKIAQASNASFDAATFEIWGALLNGAQLAIISTNITLSPHDLALELRQQQITILFLTTALFQQIARVLPQAFNSLRCLLFGGEVADVRCVKKVLKQLQTTQLIHVYGPTENTTFSAYYPVRDVPETATSLAIGRAIANTQIYLLDGELQPVAIGIPGELYLGGDGLARGYLNRPDLTAAAFIRDRFSNKPDSYLYKTGDLCRYWVDGNIEFLGRADNQVKIRGYRIELGEIEAALCQHPQVSQAAVIVREDIPGEKDLAAYIILDDINQNSEIPNLKPTDLRQLLKQKLPGYMVPATYTVLESMPLTPNGKVDRRLLPQIDTASEDLTVNYVEPRNDIEEALAKIWAKVLRKQQVSIYDNFFELGGHSLLATQLISRIRDALQVELPVSNLFESPTVASLAKYIETVRWAAKNQTTTNHSVDTREEVEF
- a CDS encoding non-ribosomal peptide synthetase, which encodes MNIVEFISYLRSLDINIFVEGERLRCNAPEGIITPELRAEISQTKAEIISFLQAANRTSNFTLAPIVPIARDGNLPLSFAQQRLWFLDELVPNNPFYNVPAALRVTGSLNFPALQQTFNEILRRHEALRTTLAVVAGEPVQRIADAFHLPIYVFDLRNLPEESRQSEANRLTAKEAQRPFNLSTDLLLRVTLLHLDDGEYLLMLNMHHIVSDGWSIGVLIQELGAIYTAFAIGKPSPLPELSVQYADFAKWQREWLQGEVLETQLAYWRRQLNGISMLNLPADLPRPAVQSYRGKRLLLQLPKPLSEALEMLSQRQGVTLFMTMLAAFQTLLYHYAQQEDIVVGSPIANRNRSEIEALIGFFVNSLVLRTDLSGNPTFVELLNRVKEVALGAYAHQDLPFEKLVEELHPDRALNQNPLFQVAFALQNAPAQPLELPELTFSPQQLDVQTARFDLELHLWERSPNSSESNESPSNKLWVDTSEGISGMMIYSADLFDEATISRMIGHFQTLLESIVVNPEERIAYLQYMSEQERDRLLFECNKTAVNYPQYFCVHQLFELHAKQTPDAVALIFGNEQITYGELNIRSNQLARYLQKIGVGAEVLVGLGCDRSIELIVGMLGILKAGGAYLILDPSYPAARSHLTIKDAQVSVLLTRQGLKPLSNSESRLKTTETGEVSSRLQPTSAMSQGIYSLADDGEVQDLETQSDDKIHHPRVVFLDTDWATISCEIADNPTSAATAENLAYAIYTSGSTGKPKAVEIEHGSLLNLVFWHQREFEVSAGDRATQIAAIAFDACGWEIWPYLATGCSIYFPEDEIRRDPEKLQNWLISKSITISFVPTPLADRILRLDWPPTTALRILLTGGEKLQQHPIKSYPFKLVNNYGPTENTVVATSGYIPATERDIAPTIGRPIANTQAYILDKYLQPVPAGVVGELYIGGNGLARGYLNRPELTAASFISNPFQRNSRERIYKTGDLVRYISDYNLEFLGRIDEQVKIRGFRIELGEIETVLTQHPAVQQTVVTTAEDGQENKRLLAYIALNPEYSSASETDQIIELQAEQVSQWQMLYNETYNQPAAESDPTFNIVGWNSSYTNQPLPAEQVREWANNQAAQILALEPQRVLEIGCGTGLMLFQIAPRCTEYCATDFSPISINYIQQHLANQELANVTLHQKMAADFTGIETAAFDAVILNSVVQYFPNIDYLMQVLEGAVQATAPGGFIFIGDVRSLPLLAAFHASVQLYQAEPSLAGEQLQQRVQMQMFQETELVIHPDFFSALQHRFPQIGGVEIQLIRGSYHNELTNFRYNAILHLAPENNLPNPPNKQEIETSQRLDWSAPNQHLTVSNVQQILLENQLDSLTIANVPNARVTAAVKTAELLSNPETIKTAAQLQKALEKLGDLGIDPEAWHDLEVPYNVSIAWSNSDSDGRYDVVLARGETRNFVRSIAGDKLLPWRSYANNPLQAKAARKLVPQLQAYLAEKLPEYMIPSAFVVLESLPVTANGKVDRLALPAPEPIKLEWADGYLAPQTAIEQMLVKIWVEVLGIKRVSIRDNFFELGGHSLLATQLVSRVRDAFGIELPLRSVFEAPTIAELSEVVESLKDKNAKSEVPALVPISRDSRRRKLSSLNQKSK